CGGAAGCGGAATCAAGTTAAATACAAATAACACTAGATTTAATTGTACAAAAATCATTAAAAAAGTTTCCGCAACGGAACCATATGTAAAGAAGGAATAATTTAAAAATAAAGCATAGAAGCCAACACCAATCATCGCAAGCAGTAAATTACTTACTGGTCCCGCAAGCGAAACAAGTATACTTCCAAGTCGGCGTTTCTTTAATTTAAAACGATTTACCGGAGTCGGTTTGGCCCAACCAAAGCCAGCAATTAATATCATTAGTAAACCGAATAAATCAATATGTACTACGGGGTTTAGAGAGAGTCTCCCTTGATTTTTGGCCGTATCATCCCCAAAAGCGAGCGCAACCAAGGCATGCGCCCATTCATGGATTGTAAAGG
The sequence above is drawn from the Listeria monocytogenes genome and encodes:
- a CDS encoding site-2 protease family protein; this translates as MPSFLAYPLEMIPYVLVTLLIAFTIHEWAHALVALAFGDDTAKNQGRLSLNPVVHIDLFGLLMILIAGFGWAKPTPVNRFKLKKRRLGSILVSLAGPVSNLLLAMIGVGFYALFLNYSFFTYGSVAETFLMIFVQLNLVLFVFNLIPLPPLDGYQILVEFLPMSARAKLEPLERYAMLIFLVVALTPISEFTIQPIFNTVIPFVLNVILTIFGLTSF